One Bdellovibrio bacteriovorus str. Tiberius DNA segment encodes these proteins:
- a CDS encoding DMT family transporter: MNAGLIAINLAAIIFGSAALFGELHASPFWIVGARGLFAAITLFFYAFTVGGLNLTSAKNHLKPLVITGVLLSYHWVSFFASVQMADIAIATLTFATFPLFTILLQSIRAKSWPNLIEIAAGAVIVIAVGMLVDVKAEGAKLFGTVIGLTSALAFAFFGVFAKSLTLYMRPITISFVQNIVVVVSMLPFLGFMGPAPERGSDWMWLVVLGVVTTALMHQLYLFALSRLSAKTCSGFIALEPVYAIAFAAILFGQPITLWVVVSGLMIIGASLALLFTDRQ; this comes from the coding sequence ATGAACGCTGGTCTTATCGCAATCAATCTTGCAGCAATCATCTTTGGCTCCGCCGCTCTTTTCGGAGAGCTTCATGCTTCGCCATTTTGGATTGTGGGGGCACGGGGATTGTTCGCGGCTATCACTTTGTTTTTCTATGCATTCACTGTTGGCGGCCTGAATCTGACGTCGGCAAAAAATCATCTAAAGCCTTTGGTGATCACCGGTGTTCTCCTGAGCTATCACTGGGTCAGCTTTTTTGCTTCGGTTCAAATGGCTGATATCGCCATTGCGACTCTGACCTTTGCGACCTTCCCGCTGTTCACGATTCTGCTGCAAAGTATCCGCGCGAAGTCATGGCCCAACCTGATTGAGATCGCCGCAGGCGCTGTCATCGTTATCGCCGTCGGAATGCTTGTGGATGTGAAAGCCGAAGGTGCAAAACTGTTTGGCACCGTCATCGGTCTTACTTCGGCCCTGGCCTTTGCCTTTTTCGGAGTATTCGCCAAAAGCCTGACCTTGTACATGAGACCAATCACCATTTCATTTGTTCAAAATATTGTGGTCGTGGTCAGCATGCTGCCCTTTTTGGGATTCATGGGACCTGCGCCGGAACGAGGCTCTGACTGGATGTGGTTGGTAGTTTTAGGAGTGGTCACAACCGCATTGATGCATCAGTTGTATCTGTTTGCTCTGAGCCGCCTGTCAGCCAAAACCTGCAGCGGCTTCATCGCCCTGGAACCCGTTTACGCAATCGCCTTCGCCGCAATTCTTTTCGGCCAGCCGATCACCCTGTGGGTCGTTGTCAGCGGCCTGATGATCATCGGTGCCTCGCTGGCACTTCTTTTTACCGACAGACAATAA
- a CDS encoding flagellar brake protein, which produces MDQSTFKLIARADEKAKLWDDMAKARGEFLCKGTEDSICKLKVVLFNSKHQALECTFESPTLMKDQEEYLGHFFLGGEKYYFQSKAQVVNGKVLIPVPQELYHLQRRQNYRVHIPDGYQAFYNIILVNDKPQKITGQLADLSGQGCRVVYKLDAPLLKMGDKVTGHLLIGKRSPIEVQGEVRHIKVDDGNKVIQTFGIEFTPLSAILENKLFAITLEIHKEVFRR; this is translated from the coding sequence ATGGATCAAAGCACCTTCAAGCTCATAGCCCGCGCTGATGAAAAAGCAAAACTTTGGGATGATATGGCCAAAGCCCGCGGCGAATTCCTGTGCAAGGGCACGGAAGATTCCATCTGCAAGTTGAAGGTCGTTCTGTTCAATTCCAAACATCAGGCTTTGGAATGCACTTTTGAATCCCCGACACTGATGAAAGATCAGGAAGAATATCTGGGCCACTTCTTTTTGGGTGGTGAAAAGTACTACTTCCAAAGCAAAGCGCAAGTCGTAAACGGCAAGGTGCTGATCCCGGTTCCGCAGGAGCTGTATCACCTGCAGCGTCGCCAGAACTATCGCGTGCACATCCCTGACGGCTATCAGGCTTTCTATAATATTATTCTGGTGAACGATAAACCACAGAAGATCACCGGCCAATTGGCCGACCTGAGCGGTCAGGGTTGCCGAGTCGTCTATAAACTGGATGCTCCGCTATTAAAGATGGGCGACAAGGTCACAGGTCACCTCCTGATCGGCAAACGCAGTCCCATCGAAGTGCAGGGCGAAGTCCGCCACATTAAAGTCGACGACGGCAACAAGGTCATCCAAACCTTCGGCATCGAGTTCACTCCATTGTCAGCAATCCTGGAAAACAAACTCTTCGCCATCACCCTGGAAATCCACAAAGAAGTCTTCCGCCGCTAA
- a CDS encoding SAM-dependent methyltransferase, with translation MIAYLAPEKFLPDLLEELKYVKSVHGNLVLTDGPLQNPVWAQNIWLDAEIIPFESITQAAKALKALGKLWAPYTIENHRRAQLIQDQLPKLRPRVINFLDPLPENNLGAWMLLDKNTLLASPTTNSPFPLGDIQFNEDKKNPPSRAYLKLWELFTVHGIKPKKGQRVVDFGSCPGGWTWVLQTVGCEVVSIDRAPLEPHIAALPGVKFMKTNAFNVKPEDIGAIDWFFSDIICYPEKLLELVQNWQASGLCSNFVCTIKFQGKTDYETLKKFLALDNVRIQHLHHNKHEVTVWIKAPSSS, from the coding sequence ATGATCGCTTATCTTGCCCCGGAAAAATTTCTGCCTGATCTTCTGGAAGAACTTAAATACGTAAAATCAGTTCACGGAAATCTGGTACTTACTGATGGGCCCCTGCAGAATCCTGTATGGGCCCAAAATATTTGGCTTGATGCCGAAATCATTCCTTTTGAATCCATCACCCAGGCCGCCAAGGCTTTAAAAGCTTTAGGCAAACTGTGGGCCCCCTACACTATCGAAAATCACCGCCGAGCCCAATTGATCCAGGATCAGCTGCCGAAGCTGCGCCCGCGTGTGATTAACTTCCTGGATCCACTTCCAGAAAACAATCTGGGTGCGTGGATGCTGCTGGATAAAAACACGCTGCTGGCTTCGCCAACGACGAACTCTCCATTTCCGTTGGGGGACATTCAGTTCAATGAAGACAAAAAGAATCCTCCGTCTCGCGCCTACCTGAAACTGTGGGAGCTATTCACCGTCCATGGCATCAAGCCCAAAAAAGGGCAACGAGTCGTGGACTTCGGAAGCTGCCCCGGGGGCTGGACGTGGGTGCTGCAAACCGTGGGTTGTGAGGTCGTCAGTATCGACCGCGCCCCGCTGGAACCACATATCGCCGCATTGCCCGGCGTGAAGTTCATGAAGACCAATGCCTTTAACGTAAAGCCCGAGGACATTGGGGCCATTGATTGGTTCTTCTCGGACATCATCTGCTATCCCGAGAAATTGCTCGAGTTAGTTCAAAATTGGCAAGCTTCAGGACTTTGCTCAAACTTCGTTTGCACGATAAAATTCCAAGGTAAGACCGACTACGAGACTTTGAAAAAGTTTCTGGCGCTCGATAATGTACGTATACAGCACTTGCACCACAACAAGCACGAGGTCACGGTATGGATCAAAGCACCTTCAAGCTCATAG
- a CDS encoding MarR family winged helix-turn-helix transcriptional regulator codes for MAKLFLTEIPSREAIQEEAGVLYPQVNPEAWYSHILLRKITTEFEINLDKFFSQYSLSSGRFTLMILLNKYVDGLMPSELAQMVGVTQATISGLINSLEKSEIVQRTTHEKDGRSYVIKLTEKGKKQTGEILPEYQTRINKFWSEFPSQEKDQINGYFERLIKQMKEIGHKPAAE; via the coding sequence ATGGCAAAGCTGTTCCTTACCGAAATCCCCTCCCGTGAAGCCATTCAAGAAGAGGCTGGTGTTCTTTATCCTCAGGTAAATCCCGAGGCTTGGTACTCGCATATTCTTTTGCGCAAAATCACCACGGAGTTTGAAATCAATCTGGACAAATTTTTCTCGCAGTACAGTTTGTCCTCAGGTCGTTTCACGCTGATGATTTTGCTGAACAAATATGTGGACGGTCTGATGCCTTCTGAGTTGGCGCAGATGGTGGGTGTGACTCAAGCCACTATTTCAGGTCTGATCAACAGCCTTGAAAAGTCCGAAATCGTACAAAGAACTACGCACGAAAAAGACGGCCGTTCTTACGTGATCAAGCTGACTGAAAAGGGCAAGAAACAAACCGGCGAGATCCTGCCGGAGTATCAAACCCGCATCAATAAATTCTGGAGTGAATTCCCATCCCAGGAAAAAGATCAGATCAACGGCTACTTCGAAAGACTGATCAAACAAATGAAAGAAATCGGCCACAAACCTGCTGCCGAATAA
- a CDS encoding GlcG/HbpS family heme-binding protein: MNKRIAALSVALVVASPLAYAASPSAGFKIESNITLALAEEAAKEAVANCATKGYQVAATVVDKAGDVKAMFRADGAGPHTVDASRRKAYTSASAKNGTSAMLAASQSNPAAQNLGAIDGFLLLGGGLPIRAGSIVIGAIGVGGAPGGPLDDQCAQAGIDKIKDRLGN, from the coding sequence ATGAACAAACGCATCGCCGCTCTGTCTGTGGCTTTGGTGGTGGCAAGTCCTCTGGCTTATGCTGCCTCGCCGTCTGCAGGCTTTAAAATCGAATCCAATATCACTCTGGCTTTGGCTGAAGAAGCGGCCAAAGAAGCTGTCGCCAACTGCGCAACCAAGGGCTATCAAGTGGCCGCTACCGTCGTCGATAAGGCAGGCGACGTTAAAGCCATGTTTCGCGCCGATGGCGCGGGCCCTCATACCGTCGATGCCAGCCGCCGCAAAGCCTACACGTCCGCTTCAGCAAAGAACGGAACCTCCGCAATGCTTGCAGCATCTCAAAGCAATCCTGCCGCTCAAAATCTTGGCGCCATTGACGGATTCCTATTGCTCGGCGGGGGCCTTCCCATTCGAGCTGGCAGTATCGTCATTGGTGCTATTGGTGTGGGTGGTGCTCCAGGCGGTCCTTTGGACGACCAGTGCGCTCAAGCTGGAATCGACAAAATCAAGGATCGACTAGGAAATTGA
- the map gene encoding type I methionyl aminopeptidase encodes MIVKTEADLEGLKKIGKIVANCLQYMARKMEPGMSTKELDNLGGQYLELHGAKSGPMATYNFPGYNCISLNHEVAHGVPSDKKIIKAGDLINIDVSAEFGGYFADNGGSFIVPPAKKTDEELLKVTRLALDTAIKAVKAGELINVIGYNIEKVAKSHGYTVIENLGSHGVGRGLHEEPKFIAGYFDKNDKRKLKEGHVITIEPFVSTGARFVDEEPDNWTLVAGKEHRTAQFEHTMVVLKDRALIVTIPDSV; translated from the coding sequence ATGATCGTAAAGACAGAAGCCGACCTGGAAGGTCTTAAAAAAATCGGGAAAATCGTCGCCAACTGCCTGCAGTACATGGCCCGCAAAATGGAACCCGGCATGAGCACCAAAGAACTGGACAATCTCGGTGGCCAGTATCTGGAGCTTCATGGCGCCAAGTCCGGTCCCATGGCAACGTACAACTTCCCGGGCTACAACTGCATCAGCCTGAATCACGAAGTCGCCCACGGCGTGCCCTCTGACAAGAAGATCATCAAAGCCGGCGACCTGATCAACATCGACGTGTCGGCTGAATTCGGCGGCTACTTTGCCGACAACGGCGGATCCTTCATCGTGCCTCCGGCAAAAAAAACTGATGAAGAGCTTTTGAAAGTCACCCGTCTGGCACTCGACACGGCTATCAAGGCCGTGAAAGCCGGCGAGCTGATCAATGTGATCGGCTATAACATCGAAAAAGTCGCCAAGTCCCACGGTTACACCGTTATTGAAAATCTGGGCAGTCATGGTGTGGGCCGCGGCCTGCACGAAGAACCGAAATTCATCGCGGGTTACTTTGACAAAAACGACAAACGAAAGCTGAAGGAAGGCCATGTCATCACCATTGAGCCTTTCGTTTCCACCGGCGCAAGATTCGTCGATGAAGAACCCGACAACTGGACACTGGTGGCCGGCAAAGAACATCGCACCGCTCAGTTCGAGCACACGATGGTGGTTCTGAAGGACCGCGCCCTGATCGTGACCATTCCTGATTCTGTTTAA
- a CDS encoding NAD(P)H-hydrate dehydratase has product MEKANDPVRILKKSTARKLLPAVGTHDNKATRGRSLLLAGSAQYPGAGILAARGALRMGSGYVMLAPQGVMISSLENPDFLVLDLKKNHWQQQKFDALLCGPGFGVNEFTAEVIRDLKARNVERVVLDADALTVCAEQDLFPLPATWIVTPHTGELARCLGVEAEEIAGNRYGFIRIAQELMGCVVLLKGPQTLVAGPNRVFGISTGNAALAKSGTGDVLAGVITALRAQKVPALRAALLGAYVHGATANLWKSQKRDLLSMTASDVVEYLPQVLYKLREEF; this is encoded by the coding sequence ATGGAAAAAGCCAATGATCCCGTTCGCATCCTGAAGAAATCAACCGCGCGGAAACTTTTACCCGCCGTTGGCACCCATGATAATAAAGCCACCAGGGGCCGCAGCCTTTTGCTGGCGGGCAGTGCCCAGTACCCCGGAGCCGGGATTCTGGCCGCCCGCGGGGCTTTGCGCATGGGCAGTGGTTACGTGATGCTGGCCCCGCAAGGGGTGATGATTTCGTCTTTGGAAAATCCGGATTTTTTGGTTTTGGATCTTAAGAAAAACCACTGGCAGCAGCAAAAGTTCGATGCGCTTTTGTGCGGTCCCGGTTTTGGCGTCAATGAATTCACCGCTGAGGTGATTCGTGATCTGAAAGCCCGTAATGTCGAGCGGGTGGTGCTGGATGCCGATGCCCTGACCGTGTGTGCGGAACAGGATCTGTTTCCATTGCCTGCAACCTGGATCGTCACACCTCATACCGGGGAGCTTGCGCGCTGCCTGGGGGTGGAGGCCGAAGAAATCGCCGGCAACCGCTATGGATTTATTCGCATTGCTCAGGAGCTGATGGGCTGCGTGGTTTTGCTGAAAGGCCCACAAACTTTGGTGGCCGGTCCCAACCGAGTCTTTGGAATTTCCACCGGAAACGCTGCCTTGGCGAAATCCGGAACCGGGGATGTGCTGGCGGGGGTTATAACGGCTTTGAGGGCGCAAAAGGTGCCCGCTTTAAGAGCAGCCCTGCTCGGAGCCTATGTTCATGGCGCCACCGCGAATCTGTGGAAGTCGCAAAAGCGCGATCTTTTAAGCATGACGGCGTCCGACGTGGTCGAATACTTGCCTCAGGTGCTCTATAAATTACGTGAGGAATTTTAG
- a CDS encoding NUDIX hydrolase, which translates to MSSLKESLYSTINLTMPVDLSTQLGRHACVALILRGDSFENLQLGFIQRAFSESDRWSGQLAFPGGKREDTDKTDLDAALRETQEEVGIALTNPELLGRLNDIQARKAGTMLDFYIRPFVFFTERDFNIVLDPTEVADFFWIPLKEIQNPQRKTTYRLQRDNIGLELPAVYLDREPPLWGLSYMMTLNLLEVLAAANK; encoded by the coding sequence ATGAGCTCCCTCAAAGAATCTCTTTATTCCACCATCAACCTGACCATGCCCGTGGACCTTTCCACGCAGCTGGGTCGCCATGCCTGCGTGGCCTTGATCCTGCGCGGGGATTCTTTCGAAAATCTGCAGCTGGGTTTTATCCAGAGGGCCTTCAGCGAATCTGACCGCTGGTCAGGACAGCTGGCTTTTCCCGGCGGCAAACGCGAAGACACCGACAAAACCGATCTGGATGCCGCCCTACGCGAAACGCAGGAAGAAGTCGGCATTGCTCTGACCAATCCGGAACTGCTGGGTCGCCTGAACGACATCCAGGCACGCAAGGCCGGAACGATGCTGGATTTTTATATCCGCCCGTTTGTGTTTTTCACCGAGCGTGATTTCAATATTGTGCTGGATCCGACTGAAGTGGCTGATTTTTTCTGGATTCCGCTGAAAGAAATCCAGAATCCACAAAGAAAGACCACCTACCGTCTGCAGCGGGATAATATCGGCCTGGAGCTTCCTGCCGTGTATCTGGATCGTGAGCCGCCACTGTGGGGATTGTCGTACATGATGACCCTGAATCTGCTCGAAGTTCTGGCAGCCGCGAACAAATAA
- the trhA gene encoding PAQR family membrane homeostasis protein TrhA, producing the protein MYHGERFNSITHLIGAALSVAGTSVLITLATITGDIWKIVATSVYGGMLVLLYTISTLYHSFQGRSKQIFQKLDHIAIYLLIAGTYTPFTLITLRGPWGWWLFGINWALALLGITYELTLSHRTRIPSMIIYVLMGWLVVVAMKPLTAALPATGIFWLALGGLLYTGGIGFFLYDEKVKHFHGIWHLFVLGGSACQYFCILFYLI; encoded by the coding sequence ATCTATCACGGCGAACGCTTTAACAGCATCACCCACTTGATTGGCGCCGCTCTGTCGGTGGCAGGCACCTCTGTCCTGATCACCCTGGCTACCATCACTGGTGATATCTGGAAAATCGTGGCCACCAGTGTTTATGGTGGTATGCTGGTTTTGCTCTATACCATCTCGACGCTGTATCACAGTTTCCAAGGACGCTCGAAACAGATCTTCCAGAAACTGGATCATATCGCCATCTATCTTTTGATCGCCGGAACTTACACTCCCTTCACTCTGATCACTTTGCGCGGTCCATGGGGCTGGTGGCTGTTTGGTATCAACTGGGCACTGGCACTTCTGGGCATCACCTACGAACTGACGCTGTCACATCGCACGCGCATCCCTTCGATGATTATTTATGTATTGATGGGATGGCTTGTCGTTGTCGCAATGAAACCCCTGACGGCGGCATTACCGGCGACAGGAATTTTCTGGCTGGCACTGGGCGGGTTGCTGTATACGGGTGGCATCGGATTCTTTTTGTATGATGAAAAGGTCAAACACTTCCATGGTATTTGGCATCTGTTTGTCCTGGGCGGAAGTGCGTGTCAGTACTTCTGCATCTTGTTCTATCTGATATAA
- a CDS encoding TCR/Tet family MFS transporter, whose protein sequence is MTKKTAGIWFIFITVTLDMIGLGLVIPSLPDIMRRFVSSETSVTEYFGYFISIYALMQFLASPLLGALSDRFGRRSVLLISLLVAGFDYILMAYAPTLEILFAGRIIAGLTGANITVAMAYIADVSNDENRSANFGMVGAAFGLGFIIGPAIGGLLGHLGPEYPFLVAAGLNLLNFFFGLFVLPESLPKNMRRKIDLRRTNPLYSLVGILRSKHLLALLLVYFFFQLAGQTHPSIWTLYTETRYGWTTAQVGLSLAVVGILSAIAQGWLTRLVIPKFGEHRTVVIGSFGYAISFIFFGLATEGWMMYAILILSAVFWTSPPALQSLISQKTPPQEQGELQGSLVSLSSLAAIITPLVTTKLFAHFSSNQEGALYLPGAPYYFGALICLISWAIMYRRKA, encoded by the coding sequence ATGACAAAGAAAACTGCAGGCATCTGGTTTATTTTTATCACCGTGACTTTGGACATGATCGGACTGGGTTTGGTGATCCCGTCCCTTCCGGACATCATGCGCCGTTTTGTATCCAGTGAAACCTCGGTCACGGAATACTTTGGCTATTTCATTTCGATTTATGCGTTGATGCAGTTTCTGGCCTCGCCACTTTTGGGGGCCTTGTCGGACCGCTTCGGTCGCCGATCCGTATTGTTGATTTCACTTTTGGTGGCGGGCTTTGACTATATCCTGATGGCTTATGCTCCCACGCTTGAGATCCTTTTTGCCGGACGAATCATCGCCGGCCTGACAGGAGCCAACATCACCGTGGCGATGGCTTACATTGCCGACGTCAGTAATGATGAAAATCGTTCGGCCAACTTCGGGATGGTGGGCGCCGCCTTTGGATTGGGCTTTATTATCGGCCCGGCTATCGGGGGACTTTTGGGGCACTTGGGGCCTGAGTATCCGTTCCTGGTGGCAGCAGGCTTGAATCTGCTGAATTTCTTCTTTGGTTTGTTCGTTCTGCCGGAATCACTTCCAAAAAACATGCGACGCAAAATCGACTTGCGTCGTACCAATCCGCTTTATTCGCTGGTGGGAATTCTGCGCTCTAAACATCTGTTAGCTCTGTTGCTGGTTTACTTCTTCTTCCAGCTGGCAGGTCAGACACATCCTTCCATCTGGACGTTGTACACGGAAACCCGGTACGGCTGGACAACAGCTCAAGTCGGTTTGTCTTTGGCCGTCGTGGGAATTTTATCCGCCATTGCCCAAGGCTGGCTGACCCGACTGGTGATCCCCAAGTTCGGTGAACACCGCACGGTGGTGATCGGTTCGTTTGGTTATGCGATTTCATTTATCTTCTTTGGTTTGGCCACCGAGGGATGGATGATGTATGCGATTCTGATTTTGTCAGCGGTCTTCTGGACCTCCCCTCCTGCATTGCAGTCTTTGATCAGTCAAAAAACACCACCGCAGGAACAAGGCGAGCTGCAAGGGTCTTTGGTCAGTCTTTCCAGCCTGGCCGCGATCATCACTCCACTGGTGACAACAAAACTGTTCGCACATTTCTCTTCGAATCAGGAAGGTGCTCTCTACCTCCCCGGCGCACCATATTATTTTGGCGCGCTGATCTGTTTGATTTCATGGGCGATCATGTACCGCCGCAAAGCTTAA